A single window of Aphidius gifuensis isolate YNYX2018 linkage group LG1, ASM1490517v1, whole genome shotgun sequence DNA harbors:
- the LOC122847438 gene encoding protein embryonic gonad-like, whose translation MNQQCKVCGEPAAGFHFGAFTCEGCKSFFGRTYNNLGSISECKNGGNCVINKKNRTACKACRLRKCLYVGMSKSGSRYGRRSNWFKIHCLLQEQTNSNHSGITPNPFGTNYLPNFMASSQTNQNVFKDNDRTSPNNDDHILQSQLLHYSMMKQVRNNKSPHSDDALLQNQLKLLAWHKEQERAGQQHQKQIKQQNIGTPPRDCTSPTYAYKHPSTIYPQNFPQKEMIIPSSPEVFRPFSSTPLPYKRTAETPSDSGTSISSHCDVNDNDESRSNSAMSYFKGNTSPTLSERDYTPKKINSSLSSLANQYNPFPQINCVYPPPGLVTPATSQHSPRGGDLLLVSPNHALVAVQQDEPIDLSIRSTHSSLRRTISPDNYNNNNNDRPKSRCSINEETTIKGKPLDLTLSVKRPIELGLSI comes from the exons ATGAACCAACAGTGCAAGGTTTGCGGCGAGCCTGCAGCGGGCTTCCACTTTGGAGCATTTACGTGTGAGGGATGcaag tcATTCTTTGGCCGTACCTATAATAATCTTGGAAGTATATCAGAATGTAAAAATGGTGGTAAttgtgtaataaataaaaaaaatagaacagCATGTAAAGCATGTAGATTACGTAAATGTTTATATGTTGGTATGTCAAAATCAGGATCAAGATATGGTAGAAGATCAAATTGGTTTAAAATACATTGTCTGCTACAAGAACAAACAAATAGTAATCATTCAGGTATAACACCAAATCCATTTGGtacaaattatttaccaaATTTTATGGCATCATCACAAACAAatcaaaatgtatttaaagaTAATGATCGTACATCACCAAATAATGATGATCATATATTACAATCACAATTATTACATTATTCAATGATGAAACAAGTacgtaataataaatcacCACATTCAGATGATGCATTATTACAAAATCAACTTAAATTACTTGCATGGCATAAAGAACAAGAACGTGCTGgtcaacaacatcaaaaacaaataaaacaacaaaatattggTACACCACCACGTGATTGTACATCACCAACATATGCATATAAACATCCATCAACAATATATCCACAAAATTTTCCACAAAAAGAAATGATAATACCATCAAGTCCAGAAGTATTTCGTCCATTTTCATCAACACCATTACCATATAAAAGAACTGCTGAAACACCAAGTGATAGTGGTACATCAATATCATCACATTgtgatgttaatgataatgatgaatcaAGAAGTAATTCAGCAATGAGTTATTTTAAAGGTAATACATCACCAACATTATCTGAACGTGATTatacaccaaaaaaaattaattcatcattatcatcattagcAAATCAATATAATCCATTTCCACAAATTAATTGTGTTTATCCACCACCTGGTCTTGTAACACCAGCAACATCACAACATTCACCAAGAGGTGGTGATTTATTACTTGTTAGTCCAAATCATGCTCTTGTTGCTGTACAACAAGATGAACCAATTGATTTAAGTATAAGATCAACGCATAGCTCATTAAGAAGAACTATTAGTCcggataattataataataataataatgatagacCGAAAAGTAGATGTAGCATTAATGAAGAGACTACAATTAAAGGTAAACCATTGGATTTAACTTTGAGTGTTAAAAGGCCAATTGAACTTGgtttatctatttaa